In Halarcobacter bivalviorum, a genomic segment contains:
- a CDS encoding HyaD/HybD family hydrogenase maturation endopeptidase, whose amino-acid sequence MNILILGIGNILFQDEGIGAHFIHYLDEKYEFEAKESTVSIVDGGTLAQRLIPEIVKYDEVIVIDCIDADNSKPGDVYFFDYHKAPSFINWQGSAHEVEMLQTLNMIDMNKDLPQTNVLGVIPKRVADDTTFELSKEIIDAVKLMEEVIIKHLQKLDIEMKIKREVTIEEIAQISFKRDIINGPKI is encoded by the coding sequence ATGAATATTTTAATATTAGGAATAGGAAATATCCTATTCCAAGACGAAGGAATAGGGGCTCACTTTATTCATTATTTAGATGAAAAATATGAGTTTGAAGCTAAAGAATCTACTGTTAGTATTGTTGATGGTGGTACTTTAGCACAAAGACTTATTCCTGAAATTGTAAAATATGATGAGGTTATTGTAATTGATTGTATTGATGCAGATAACTCAAAACCTGGAGATGTTTATTTCTTTGATTATCATAAAGCTCCTTCTTTTATCAATTGGCAAGGAAGTGCCCATGAAGTAGAGATGCTTCAAACACTTAATATGATTGATATGAATAAAGATTTACCTCAAACAAATGTATTAGGAGTTATTCCAAAAAGAGTAGCTGATGATACTACTTTTGAGTTAAGTAAAGAGATTATTGATGCCGTTAAATTAATGGAAGAAGTAATAATTAAACATCTTCAAAAATTAGATATTGAAATGAAGATTAAAAGAGAAGTGACAATTGAAGAGATTGCTCAAATCTCTTTTAAAAGAGATATTATAAATGGTCCTAAAATATAA
- the cybH gene encoding Ni/Fe-hydrogenase, b-type cytochrome subunit, translated as MIKKHYEFSFWVRVTHWVRAIAIVVLTFTGFYLAIPFIAPALNQGEPNNYLYALMRSWHIIFGFLLIAVTIGKFYLFLFDKQSKIERVSFWDFINPKVWVKQIKYYLLIGKHARLKGVYNPLQFVAYLGVYITLVIICITGLILHIHVYHGGLGGFLYDYLRPLEVMLGGLAWVRQLHHIAMWFFIIFLPVHIYLAIFNSVYGKSGAMDSIISGYKWEDEHK; from the coding sequence ATGATAAAAAAACATTATGAGTTCTCGTTTTGGGTTAGAGTTACTCACTGGGTAAGAGCTATAGCAATTGTAGTTCTTACTTTTACTGGGTTTTATCTTGCAATTCCTTTTATTGCACCAGCACTTAATCAAGGAGAGCCAAATAACTATCTATATGCTTTAATGAGATCATGGCATATTATTTTTGGTTTCCTTTTAATTGCAGTTACAATAGGAAAATTTTATCTATTTTTATTTGATAAACAAAGTAAGATAGAAAGAGTTTCTTTTTGGGATTTTATTAATCCAAAAGTTTGGGTTAAACAGATTAAATACTATTTATTAATAGGAAAACATGCAAGATTAAAAGGTGTATATAATCCTTTACAATTTGTTGCTTATTTAGGTGTATATATTACTTTAGTAATAATTTGTATTACAGGTTTAATTTTACATATTCATGTTTATCATGGAGGTCTTGGTGGATTTTTATATGATTATTTAAGACCATTAGAAGTTATGTTAGGTGGACTAGCTTGGGTTAGACAACTTCATCATATAGCTATGTGGTTTTTTATAATCTTTTTACCAGTACATATTTATCTTGCAATTTTTAATTCTGTTTATGGAAAAAGTGGAGCAATGGATTCTATTATTTCTGGTTATAAATGGGAAGATGAACATAAATGA
- a CDS encoding sodium-dependent transporter: MITSRFSKLGFILAAVGSAVGLGNIWKFPYVTGEYGGGAFVLVYLITALFIGVFVLISELVIGKLGRSDAVTMFETLATKHKKLWKYAGFIIIVPLIILAYYSVVIGWIFHYIAISIQGLPQTVEQSKDIFIGLLTTDIQTQLLYHTVVFVLVTAIILQGIKDGIEKINKILMPLLGIILAILLVYSINVDSFSKAFQFMFNPDFTKLSSEAVVVAIGQAFYTLSLGMGIIITYAASLPKDSNVVKSSILISIIDTMVAIVAGLIIFTLLFDKGAESTKGAGLVFISLPSVFYEFGSIGSFLALLFFIAIAFAGITSAISMLEPTVEYFENRFNFSRIKAAMICSIFFYVLGIAALLSNIESYSSVLMIGEKGLFDWLDFVCSTILVPIGGILVVVFIGHYMDKEAVENELIPLMGTALTKFWFFMVRFVIPFALIIVILNETGIFKF, encoded by the coding sequence TTGATTACTTCAAGATTTAGTAAACTAGGATTCATTTTAGCTGCTGTAGGATCGGCAGTTGGTTTAGGTAATATCTGGAAATTTCCATATGTTACTGGAGAGTATGGTGGTGGTGCATTTGTACTTGTTTATTTAATTACTGCACTTTTTATTGGTGTTTTTGTTCTTATTTCTGAATTAGTTATTGGTAAATTAGGAAGAAGTGATGCTGTAACTATGTTTGAAACTTTAGCAACAAAACATAAAAAGTTATGGAAATATGCAGGTTTTATTATAATTGTTCCATTAATTATTCTTGCTTATTATTCTGTTGTTATTGGTTGGATTTTCCATTATATTGCAATCTCTATTCAAGGTTTACCTCAAACAGTAGAGCAGTCAAAAGATATTTTTATAGGTCTTTTAACTACTGATATTCAGACTCAATTACTTTATCATACTGTTGTTTTTGTATTAGTTACTGCAATTATTTTACAAGGTATTAAAGACGGAATTGAAAAAATAAATAAAATTTTAATGCCATTATTAGGTATTATCTTAGCAATTTTACTTGTTTATTCAATTAATGTGGATAGTTTCTCTAAAGCTTTCCAATTTATGTTTAACCCTGATTTTACAAAACTATCTTCTGAAGCAGTAGTTGTTGCAATTGGACAAGCATTTTATACACTATCTTTAGGTATGGGTATTATTATTACATATGCAGCTTCATTACCAAAAGATAGTAATGTTGTTAAATCATCTATTTTAATCTCAATTATTGATACAATGGTTGCAATTGTTGCTGGTCTTATCATCTTTACTCTTTTATTTGATAAAGGAGCTGAATCAACAAAAGGGGCTGGATTAGTATTTATCTCTTTACCATCAGTATTTTATGAGTTTGGTTCAATTGGTTCTTTTTTAGCATTATTATTTTTTATTGCTATTGCTTTTGCTGGTATTACTTCTGCAATCTCTATGTTAGAGCCAACAGTAGAGTATTTTGAAAATAGATTTAACTTCTCAAGAATTAAAGCTGCAATGATTTGTAGTATTTTCTTTTATGTATTAGGTATTGCTGCACTATTATCTAATATTGAATCTTACTCTTCTGTTCTTATGATAGGAGAAAAGGGTTTATTTGATTGGTTAGATTTTGTTTGTTCTACAATTTTAGTACCAATAGGTGGAATCTTAGTTGTTGTATTTATTGGACATTATATGGATAAAGAAGCAGTTGAAAATGAGCTTATTCCATTAATGGGTACTGCTTTAACAAAATTCTGGTTCTTTATGGTTAGATTTGTAATTCCATTTGCACTAATCATTGTAATTTTAAATGAGACAGGAATTTTTAAATTCTAA
- the hypF gene encoding carbamoyltransferase HypF: MLTYKIRVKGIVQGVGFRPFVFNLASKYSINGWVNNDEKGVNILAFSSKENIENFIKELKENPPPLSKIDSIDIEELNSTKIYTKFEIKKSETNNNKSTIISPDMAICQDCIDDINDESNFRANYALTNCTNCGPRYSIIKTVPYDRCNTSMAEFILCETCKKEYEDPTNRRYHAQPVACEKCGPQVKLYDKNNEKILSSFKAIKEVATLINSGKIVAIKGLGGFHLVCDATNEEVVNILRQRKNRPTKPFAVMFKSIVQIKENTSLTKKEEELLTSKEKPIVLVRKKDKSSLSNSVAPNINRLGCFLPYTPLHHLLFRFLDNPIVATSANLKDEPIIRFKDEVLEKLGNVIDFVLDFNRDIVNACDDSVVQVVNDEISKLRNARGYAPTSLKLEKKVSKKILALGANQKSTIALAFEDNLILSPHIGDLNSIESMEYFTRTIETFKNFYDFEPDLIVCDKHPNYESTKWAKSLNKELIFIQHHYAHILSTMAEYKLKEKVLGFAFDGTGYGDDGNIWGGEVFICNNKTYERAYHLKYFKLLGGEKAVKEPRRVALSLLFDTFTLEEVLSLDNSIVKQFSEQEIKMFHMVWLKGLNTPLTSSMGRLFDAIASLANLVHFQSFEGETGLAIEQNYDETIVESFDFEIIEKQIDLSLMIKQIVQENDIKVICSKFLNTLVKIILTISKNHENLPLLFSGGVFQNKSLLEQLSKALNHKQIKYYYSKEIPLNDGGISVGQIYHSL; encoded by the coding sequence ATGCTTACATATAAAATTAGAGTAAAAGGTATTGTTCAAGGAGTTGGATTTAGACCTTTTGTTTTTAATTTAGCCTCAAAATATTCTATAAATGGTTGGGTAAATAATGATGAAAAAGGAGTAAATATACTTGCTTTTTCATCAAAAGAAAATATTGAAAACTTTATAAAAGAGTTAAAAGAAAACCCACCACCTCTTTCAAAAATTGATTCTATAGATATAGAAGAATTAAACTCAACAAAGATATATACGAAATTTGAAATAAAAAAAAGTGAAACAAATAATAACAAATCAACAATTATAAGTCCTGATATGGCTATTTGCCAAGATTGTATTGATGATATAAATGATGAATCAAACTTTAGAGCAAACTATGCTTTAACAAATTGCACCAACTGTGGACCAAGATACTCTATAATTAAAACAGTTCCCTATGATAGATGTAATACTTCAATGGCAGAGTTTATACTTTGTGAAACTTGTAAAAAAGAGTATGAAGACCCAACAAATAGAAGATATCATGCTCAACCAGTTGCTTGTGAAAAATGTGGACCACAAGTTAAACTTTATGATAAAAATAATGAGAAAATCCTTTCATCTTTTAAAGCTATAAAAGAAGTAGCAACTTTAATAAATAGTGGAAAAATAGTAGCCATAAAAGGCTTAGGTGGCTTTCATTTAGTTTGTGATGCAACAAATGAGGAAGTTGTAAATATTTTACGGCAAAGGAAAAATAGACCTACTAAACCCTTTGCAGTGATGTTTAAAAGTATAGTGCAAATAAAAGAGAATACCTCTTTAACAAAAAAAGAGGAAGAGCTTTTAACTTCAAAAGAGAAACCCATAGTTTTAGTTAGAAAAAAAGATAAGAGTAGTTTATCAAATAGTGTTGCCCCAAATATAAATAGGTTAGGGTGTTTTCTTCCATACACACCTTTACATCATCTGCTTTTTAGGTTTTTAGATAATCCAATAGTTGCAACAAGTGCAAACTTAAAAGATGAACCAATCATAAGATTTAAAGATGAAGTCTTAGAAAAACTTGGAAATGTTATAGATTTTGTACTGGATTTTAATAGAGATATTGTAAATGCTTGTGATGACTCTGTTGTTCAAGTTGTAAATGATGAGATTTCTAAATTAAGAAATGCAAGAGGTTATGCTCCTACTTCTTTGAAATTAGAGAAAAAAGTTTCTAAAAAAATATTAGCCCTTGGTGCAAATCAAAAATCAACCATAGCTTTAGCCTTTGAAGATAATCTTATTTTATCACCTCATATTGGGGATTTAAACTCAATTGAGTCAATGGAGTATTTTACAAGGACTATTGAGACTTTTAAAAACTTTTATGATTTTGAGCCTGATTTAATAGTTTGTGATAAACATCCAAATTATGAGAGTACAAAATGGGCAAAGAGTTTAAATAAAGAGCTTATTTTTATACAACATCATTATGCTCATATCTTGTCAACAATGGCAGAGTATAAGTTAAAAGAAAAAGTTCTTGGTTTTGCTTTTGATGGAACAGGATATGGAGATGATGGAAATATTTGGGGTGGAGAGGTTTTTATTTGTAATAATAAAACCTATGAAAGAGCCTATCATCTAAAATATTTTAAACTTTTAGGTGGGGAAAAGGCAGTAAAAGAACCTAGAAGAGTTGCATTATCCTTACTTTTTGATACTTTTACTTTAGAAGAGGTTTTATCTTTAGATAATAGTATTGTAAAGCAGTTTAGTGAGCAAGAAATTAAAATGTTTCATATGGTTTGGTTAAAAGGTTTAAATACTCCTCTTACTAGTTCTATGGGAAGACTATTTGATGCAATAGCATCTTTGGCTAATCTTGTACATTTTCAGAGTTTTGAAGGGGAAACTGGACTTGCAATTGAACAAAATTATGATGAAACTATTGTTGAGAGTTTTGATTTTGAAATTATTGAAAAGCAAATTGACTTATCCCTGATGATTAAACAAATAGTACAAGAAAATGATATAAAAGTTATTTGTTCTAAATTTTTAAATACTTTAGTTAAAATAATTTTAACTATCTCAAAAAATCATGAAAATTTACCACTGCTGTTTAGTGGTGGAGTCTTCCAAAATAAAAGCTTATTAGAACAACTATCAAAGGCTTTAAATCATAAGCAAATAAAATATTACTATTCAAAAGAAATTCCTTTAAATGATGGGGGAATTTCAGTTGGGCAAATCTACCATTCTTTATAA
- a CDS encoding methyl-accepting chemotaxis protein, with protein sequence MNNFSIKRKLTIAFSIISILLILVSAYSIFGIDKSITGFKTYRTMSNETHLINQIQANMLILKMNVKDFISTGSQKNIDEFMTYFNINEKYIKEVKSSVEDKRRATLIKEMETDLNEYKKQFADVIIYMSLRDELFTNLSVYGKNIESLLTSIMKEVEKSNNSNTALEVAQSIRTLLLARLHTTKFLISSKEVDNQEAKKEFTLLKKRIAIINEQLQNKNNIESFEEATKFINFYISDLKGITEAINITNSFIDKMNILEPKIAQTAETIKESVKKEQTFIGNDVSSTNSAIQIILTLVSIIVLTFIALIAIFIPRNISSELKEFQEGLLNFFKYVNREISDIELFKSNSKTEIGIMAEIVNKNILKTKKSIEEDKKIIEETVLVLSEFEQGDLCQRITTEVSNPSLNKLKDVLNNMGNTLENNIENILDVLEEFSNYNYLKKVDTKGIKEHLEKLATGVNSLGISITKMLIENKKNGLVLNDSAKTLLGNVDILNRSSNEAATSLEETASALEEITSNIALTTNKISQMNNLTKNVTNSANKGESLALKTNEAMNEIDKQVSSINEAISVIDQIAFQTNILSLNAAVEAATAGEAGKGFAVVSAEVRNLANRSAEAAKQIKTLVETATIKANEGKEIANEMKEGYSNLKENINETVELISDISNASREQQIGILQINSAINSLDTQTQNNVQIASKTQNIAINTSEIANTIVKNADEKEFEGKNTIKINS encoded by the coding sequence ATGAATAATTTTTCTATTAAAAGAAAACTAACTATCGCTTTTTCGATAATCTCTATTTTACTTATACTTGTAAGTGCATATAGTATTTTTGGAATTGACAAATCTATAACTGGGTTTAAAACCTATAGAACTATGTCAAATGAAACCCACTTAATAAATCAAATTCAAGCTAATATGCTTATTTTAAAAATGAATGTAAAAGATTTTATAAGTACAGGCTCACAAAAAAACATTGATGAATTTATGACTTATTTTAATATAAATGAAAAATATATAAAAGAAGTAAAAAGTAGCGTAGAAGATAAGAGAAGAGCTACTTTAATCAAAGAGATGGAAACTGATTTGAATGAGTACAAAAAACAGTTTGCAGATGTAATTATTTATATGAGTCTAAGAGATGAACTCTTTACAAACCTAAGTGTATATGGAAAAAATATTGAATCACTTTTAACTTCAATTATGAAAGAAGTTGAAAAAAGCAATAACTCAAATACTGCATTAGAAGTAGCACAAAGTATTAGAACTTTGCTTCTAGCAAGATTACATACAACAAAGTTTCTAATTTCAAGTAAGGAAGTAGATAATCAAGAAGCAAAAAAAGAGTTTACCTTACTTAAAAAAAGAATTGCCATAATAAATGAACAACTTCAAAATAAAAATAATATTGAAAGTTTTGAAGAGGCTACTAAGTTTATAAACTTTTATATTAGTGATTTAAAAGGTATTACAGAAGCAATTAATATAACAAATAGTTTTATTGATAAGATGAATATTTTAGAACCAAAAATAGCTCAAACAGCAGAAACAATAAAAGAGTCTGTTAAAAAAGAACAAACTTTTATAGGAAATGATGTTTCAAGTACTAATAGTGCTATTCAAATTATTTTAACTCTTGTTTCTATTATTGTTCTTACTTTTATTGCATTAATAGCAATTTTTATTCCTAGAAATATTAGTAGTGAATTAAAAGAGTTCCAAGAAGGTTTATTAAACTTTTTTAAATATGTTAATAGAGAAATATCTGATATTGAATTATTTAAAAGTAATTCAAAAACAGAGATTGGAATTATGGCAGAAATAGTAAATAAAAATATTTTAAAAACTAAAAAGAGTATTGAAGAAGATAAAAAGATAATAGAAGAGACTGTTTTAGTTCTAAGTGAGTTTGAACAAGGAGACTTATGTCAAAGAATCACTACTGAAGTATCTAATCCCTCTTTAAATAAATTAAAAGATGTATTAAATAATATGGGAAATACTTTAGAAAATAATATTGAGAATATTTTAGATGTTTTAGAAGAATTCTCAAACTACAACTATCTTAAAAAAGTCGATACAAAAGGGATAAAAGAGCATTTAGAAAAACTTGCTACAGGAGTAAATAGTTTGGGTATCTCTATTACAAAAATGTTAATTGAAAACAAAAAAAATGGTTTAGTTTTAAATGATAGTGCAAAAACTCTTTTAGGAAATGTTGATATTTTAAATAGAAGTTCAAATGAAGCAGCAACATCATTAGAAGAGACAGCTTCTGCTTTAGAAGAGATTACAAGTAATATTGCTCTTACAACAAATAAAATCTCTCAAATGAATAACTTAACAAAAAATGTAACAAACTCTGCAAATAAAGGAGAAAGCTTAGCCCTTAAAACAAATGAAGCTATGAATGAAATAGATAAACAAGTTAGTTCCATAAATGAAGCTATTTCTGTAATAGACCAAATTGCTTTTCAAACAAATATTCTTTCTCTTAATGCAGCAGTTGAAGCTGCAACAGCTGGAGAAGCAGGTAAAGGTTTTGCTGTGGTATCAGCAGAAGTAAGAAATCTTGCAAATAGATCAGCAGAAGCTGCAAAACAGATAAAAACCTTAGTAGAAACTGCAACAATAAAAGCAAATGAAGGTAAAGAAATAGCAAATGAGATGAAAGAAGGATATTCAAATTTAAAAGAGAATATCAATGAAACTGTAGAACTTATTTCTGATATTTCAAATGCATCAAGAGAACAGCAAATAGGTATTTTACAAATAAATAGTGCTATTAACTCTTTAGATACACAAACACAAAACAATGTACAAATTGCTAGCAAGACACAAAATATTGCAATCAATACCTCAGAAATTGCCAATACTATTGTAAAAAATGCTGATGAAAAAGAGTTTGAAGGGAAAAATACAATTAAGATAAATAGTTAG
- a CDS encoding nickel-dependent hydrogenase large subunit, whose protein sequence is MANKRVIVDPITRIEGHLRIEVEVDENNVIQNAYSTSTLWRGLETIVKNRDPRDAGFLMQRICGVCTFSHYRAGIEAVEDALGIVPPLNAKLTRSLMNMALFMHDHVVHFYHLHGLDWVDVVSALDADPAKASKEAFDYAEFPIATGENDLKKVKTRVKEFVAKGQLGPFANAYWGHKTYRLTPEQNLILLSHYLKALEVQRELAKLMAMFGGKQPHPQSLTVGGVTCVMDLLDPSRMGEYLTLFKVGADFIENAYQADVVMAAKMFKDEPSVTAPAGVMNFMSHKEMQLNRTEFLFDSGIIENGDLAKVFEINEDLITEEATHSWYSDNEALHPYEGKTNPNYTGFRDMDTVGPDGKMIHSKVVDEKGKYSWIKSPRYDGKPMEVGPLAAILISYAKGNEKIVPLVNDFLAKTGLPKAALFTTLGRTAARMIQSRAIAKHGLEAFNTLIENLKVDQDTYTSYKIDKDKEYRGRFIGDVPRGMLSHWIRIKNGVVENYQAVVPSTWNAGPIDSLGQMGPYEANLVGLKVQDLSQPLEIIRVIHSFDPCIACAVHVMDKKGNDLGTYKVDPIYGLSC, encoded by the coding sequence ATGGCAAATAAAAGAGTTATCGTAGACCCAATTACAAGGATTGAAGGACACTTAAGAATTGAGGTTGAAGTTGATGAAAACAATGTAATTCAAAATGCTTATTCTACTTCTACTTTGTGGAGAGGTTTAGAGACAATTGTTAAAAATAGAGACCCAAGAGATGCAGGTTTTTTAATGCAAAGAATTTGTGGTGTTTGTACTTTCTCTCACTATCGAGCAGGAATTGAAGCAGTTGAAGATGCACTAGGTATTGTTCCTCCATTAAATGCAAAACTTACTAGGTCTTTAATGAACATGGCTTTATTTATGCATGACCATGTGGTTCACTTTTATCATTTACATGGACTTGATTGGGTTGATGTTGTTTCTGCACTTGATGCAGACCCTGCAAAAGCTTCTAAAGAGGCATTTGATTATGCAGAGTTTCCAATTGCAACTGGAGAAAATGACCTTAAAAAAGTTAAAACAAGAGTAAAAGAGTTTGTTGCTAAAGGACAATTAGGACCTTTCGCAAATGCTTATTGGGGACATAAAACTTATAGATTAACTCCTGAACAAAACTTAATTCTTTTATCACACTATTTAAAAGCTTTAGAAGTTCAAAGAGAGTTAGCAAAACTTATGGCTATGTTTGGTGGTAAACAACCACACCCACAAAGTTTAACTGTTGGTGGTGTAACATGTGTGATGGATTTATTAGACCCAAGTAGAATGGGTGAGTATTTAACTCTATTTAAAGTTGGAGCAGACTTTATTGAAAATGCATATCAAGCAGATGTTGTAATGGCTGCAAAGATGTTTAAAGATGAGCCATCTGTTACTGCACCAGCTGGTGTTATGAATTTCATGTCTCATAAAGAGATGCAATTAAATAGAACAGAGTTTTTATTTGATTCTGGAATTATTGAAAATGGGGATTTAGCAAAAGTATTTGAAATCAATGAGGATTTAATTACTGAAGAGGCAACTCACTCTTGGTACTCTGATAATGAAGCTTTACATCCATATGAAGGGAAAACAAATCCTAACTATACTGGCTTTAGAGATATGGATACAGTTGGACCTGATGGTAAAATGATTCACTCTAAAGTAGTTGATGAAAAAGGAAAATACTCTTGGATTAAATCTCCTAGATATGATGGAAAACCAATGGAAGTTGGACCATTAGCAGCTATTTTAATCTCTTATGCAAAAGGAAATGAAAAAATTGTTCCACTTGTAAATGATTTCTTAGCTAAAACAGGTCTTCCAAAAGCAGCACTATTTACAACTTTAGGAAGAACAGCAGCTAGAATGATTCAGTCACGTGCAATTGCAAAACATGGATTAGAAGCATTTAATACTTTAATTGAGAATTTAAAAGTAGACCAAGATACATATACTTCATATAAAATTGATAAAGATAAAGAGTATAGAGGAAGATTTATTGGTGATGTTCCAAGAGGTATGCTTTCTCACTGGATTAGAATTAAAAATGGTGTTGTAGAAAATTACCAAGCAGTTGTTCCTTCAACATGGAATGCTGGACCAATTGATTCATTAGGACAAATGGGACCTTATGAAGCAAACTTAGTAGGATTAAAGGTTCAAGATTTATCTCAACCTTTAGAGATTATTAGAGTTATCCACTCTTTTGACCCTTGTATTGCTTGTGCTGTTCACGTAATGGACAAAAAAGGTAATGATTTAGGAACATATAAAGTAGATCCAATTTACGGACTATCTTGTTAA